The genome window ACGCGGACGCGATGCAGTTGTTCGCGATCGCCTGTCTCCATCCATTTCTCATAGCAGCGGAACAGCGCTTCAAAGCGCCGCTTGAGACGGCGCGACACGATTTCCAGAACACGGCCGGCCCGAGGGTGCGCGCCTTCGAACAGCCGGACGAGAAGCGCGTCTAGGTCTTCGCACGCGGCGAGATGCGCGGCCTCGATGCAATCCGGGGACAGGCGCGCCCGTTCTTCGCGAAGGGGTCGTGCGAGTGCGGCGGCCGCCTCGCGCGCATCCGCATGAATGGCGCTGAACTGCGCGAGCATTTCCAGGGTCACGTCAAGTTCCCTGGCCCGTCCGAGGAGCCGTGTGACCCGCCGTGCGATGCGGCGCAATTCGTTGCGCGGCCCCTTGGGCAGCAGGGGCGCGCACTCGGACAGCGCGGCCCTGAGCCGGCGCGACGCGACGCGCATGTCGTGTATGCCGTCGGGTTCTTCGTTAAGGACCGTATCGATATTCTCGCGCAGCGTCCGCACACGACTCGTGAGCGATTCCACGAGAAAAGAAAAACACAGTCCCGACGCTTTGCCCACGATAGGCTCCTTATCCCGCCGGTTTGTCTGACCCAGAGAGCCGGGTGCTGAAGGCCTTGCGCGTGCAGACCGGGGTCAGATGTTTGGTCACGTGTCCCGCAAGTCCGGGGCGGATACAAATACCGCCCACAGTCGTGAACCCGCGCTCAAGTGCGGTTAGTAGCGCGCACATGCGCCGGATGCCCTCGTCGAAACACCCCGCTTCCTCG of Candidatus Hydrogenedentota bacterium contains these proteins:
- a CDS encoding CHAD domain-containing protein, which codes for MGKASGLCFSFLVESLTSRVRTLRENIDTVLNEEPDGIHDMRVASRRLRAALSECAPLLPKGPRNELRRIARRVTRLLGRARELDVTLEMLAQFSAIHADAREAAAALARPLREERARLSPDCIEAAHLAACEDLDALLVRLFEGAHPRAGRVLEIVSRRLKRRFEALFRCYEKWMETGDREQLHRVRVAFKKLRYACELFAPFFDDNLHGCIQELRQLQEHLGAWNDARALLREAAASVSGENGPPPGMDTVCLAFEEQLRAHLQAFHTIASDFFSSRRRRQLRRLMSAAHLPPPE